GCATCTACGCGAGCATATGAAAAATTAACTTCCATCGTGTCTGTGGGGAACCATGTTGCTTCCACTTCAAAACCAGAAATTTTATAGTCACCTGCATTTTGCAAATTAAAGCCGTTACCAGTAAAGGTGTTCGCTTGGAAGTCCTCAACCGTTGTGTAATGTGCCGCAGCATTGATACGTACGTTTTGCTCTACAAAGTCTTTCTTTAGACCAACTTCAAGAGACTCTGAGGTTTCGGCTTCAAACACAGGTTCAAAACCCGCACGTATACGGTCGGTATTGGTACCACCTGATTTATAACCCGTACCATACGATACATACATCATGGTATTGTTATCGTATTGGTAACTCAGTTTCGCAGTACCTGTAACCTGTTCATCATCTAATGTTTCATTAATATCAGGTCGATCTGATGTGGTCGCTCCTAGTGCTTTTAATGCCCAACCTTCTGATTGGAAGGGCAAAATAGCTTGCTGGAATGCAGGATCAAACGGACTCATTTGACCCGCACCGACTGCACCTAACATCGCACCCGCAACAGTAGCACCATATAACAATGTGCCCGGTACTACAGTATCTGGATTTGAAGGATCGCCAATTGATGAGAAATAGGTTGGGAACTCAGCTCCACTTGCCATATTTTCATAAAACTTAGTGCTTAAGTCTTTCGTTTCATCGGTGTAACGTAAACCAGCGGTTAGCGTTAACTGATCCGTCAATTTGTAGTCAAACTGGCCAAAAATGGCATAACTTTCATGCTCCTGCTCTGCGACATGATCAAAGCCTGTGCCAGCAGGACCTGCTTCAGCTGACGGTGCAATCAATCCACCTGTCGCTGCGCTCAACGCGTCTATACCACCGAGTAACGGATCTAATGCCCCGCCAAAACTAGACATAACGAAGGGGTTAAATAATGAATCTGTGTACAGGCTGTAGTCTAAATCTAAATCTTGGCTAAAGTAATATGCGCCAACAATATAGTTTAGATCTTTACCGACGTAATTTAAGCGAATTTCCTGTGAAAATGAACTTTGCTCAGAGTCATTACTCGTACCAAACAGGTCTACATCAGTAAAGTCAGTATCAATATTATCGTACGACTCAAAGCTACGAAAAGCAGAAATGGCTACTATGCTGTAATTGTCATCAATATCCCAATTTAGCTCTAATGAAAGGCCCTTATCAGTCATCGTGGACTCAGGTAAAAACGACAGAGCAACTTCGCGGTCGTAGAATTCATTGCCGCCAGGAAATACGGTACCGCCTAACTGGGGTAAAACCGCATCACTACCAAACTTACCAGGTATCTCATTCGCTTGAAGATTACTTAGTTGTACTGGTGCGCCACAACAAATTTCATCAATTTCCGAGTAATCTGCAATAATACGGATTGATAAGTCGTCACTCGGTGTATATAGAGCCTGCAATCGAGTACCCCATCTGTCTCGATCGTTAATGGTCTCTTCACCTAAATTAACATCGTCTATGATGCCGTCACGTTGACTACCAAACGCAGTGACGCGAAAAGCCAATACATCATCAATTGCGGAAAATGACGCTGCGCCTGAATAGTTCACTAAACCAAAGTTACCCACAGTTGCTTCTACAAAACCATCTTCGCCATCATGACTAGGGGCAACGGTTTTAATTTGAATTGCCCCAGAAGGGGTATTTTTACCGAATAAAGTACCTTGCGGACCGCGCAGTACTTCAACCGCTTCAACATCTACCAAGTTGTTAATCATCGAGTTTTGACGTGCTCTATAAACGCCATCTACATATAAACCGACAGATGATTCCAAACCAAAGTTTTGAGATGATGTACCAACACCACGGATAGAGAAACTCGAATTAGTTGCACTTTGCGATTGGAACGCCCCTAAGCCAGGAACTGATGATTGTAAATCGTAGATGTCTTTTATCACAGCTTGTGTCATTTCATCACCTGAAATAGCAGTTACTGCAATAGGAACTTCTTGTAAGTTTTGAATACGTTTTTGTGCCGTTACTGTAATTACTTCCAACCCTGCTTCTTCACCCTTTTTGGGCTCGTCATCAGCATAAACACTTCCTGATGCAAGGCTTAACGATGTGGTAATTGCTATAGCTAACTTTGACGGCTTATAAAATATAGGTGCACGTTTACTCATATTTTCTTTCCCCATTAATAGACATTGGCAGATTTATGCCCGCTCATTATTATTTTTAAGATTCAGTCTTGTTTGACGCTCACTTTTAAATGCACTGCATTTGTGAAACTAATTATTTTTCATTCAAAGCGACTGTATTTTAATCAATTACTAATTTGTAGAGACAAACGCTATATGTCAACGATTCCGATAGAGTACCCACTCTATTTTCATTGGCTTAAAGAAGGGCTATTATTTGGACACACTGGTTAAACCAGTGTGTGAGCTAGCTTTGCGTTCAAACGCTTGTACGAATTAAGTTGTTATAACTCCTATTTATAGTGAAAATTCATGAAATCAATACCTTAAAATTAAAGTAAATACTCTTTGAAAACCATGATATTCTTTGACTATTACAAACATCACTCAAAATACGAATCATGATTGAACTAGGAAAATATCAACATTTTAAGGGAAATTTTTACCAAGTATTGAATGTCGCCAAACACAGCGAAACAGAAGAATGGATGGTAGTTTACTTACCGTTATATGGAACAAAGCCAGATGTTTGGGTTAGACCATTAGCAATGTTTGATGAAGTCATTGAAAGGGACGGTAAAACGATAAAACGATTTGCTAAAGTAGCAGATTAATCGTTGTTAGCAATTCTAGCGACAAATAATTCTTCGTTAATCCTTTAGTCGGGATAAAGAGCGATATATCGTTCTCCTTCTTCTAAGTCATTCTTGTCGCTGATATTTAGTTATCTTCTATTCTTAACACCAACTTACCAATATTCTTATTGTCCATCATCTTTTGATGCGCAATTTCAGCTTCTTGCCAAGGCATTACGCTGTCAATTACTGGGCTAATATGGCCTTGGTTTAATGCAGTTGAAAATCTACGACTAAATTGGCTAACCAAGTTACTTTTATATTCGATAGGCTGATTACGTAATGTTGAGGCAATGAGTTGTACACGTTTAAGTAGCATTTTAGCAACATCCAGTTGTTCTGCGTATCGTCCGCCTAACATGGAAAGCACAATGATTTTTCCATCCAAAGCACAAACAGACACATTCTTGTTAATATAGTTAGCAGCAACAACATCGATTATGACATCAAATTCTAATTTAAATTGTTTAAACGTTTCTTCAAAATCATTTTCTTTGTATAAAATTACTTCGTCTGCACCAATTTTTTGACACGCTTCCGCTTTAGTGATTGAGCTTACGGTTGTCGCAACAAAACAATGAGCTTGCTTGGCGAGTTGGATTGCGGCTGTCCCTACGCCACTTGCCCCTGCGTGAATTAATACTTTTTGGCATGCCTGAATATTGCCTAAAAGAAATAAACATTGATATGCAGTTAAATAAGTTTCTGCAATTGCGGCGCCTTGCTCAAAACATAAATTTTCCGGTAATAACATCATATGCGCAGCTTTAATGACAACGTATTGTGCATAGGCACCACCTGTAACAAGACCAAATATTCGTTGCCCTATTTGCCAGTTAGTAACCTGTGCCCCTAGTTGTACAACTTCGCCAGAAACCTCTAATCCAAGTACCTCTGATTCGCCCGCTGGAGCGGGATATTTCCCTTGTCGCTGTAAAATATCTGCACGGTTAACGCCAATTGCTTTGATTTTTATTAAACACTCGTCAACAGCAGGTGTTGGTTTTTCCATTTCAGCAAAGCCTAAAAGACCTTGCTTTACTTGAATATACTGCACAGCATTACTCTTACAAGTTATCGGGTAAAATAGCCTTGTCACTTTAACGAAGCAAAGCGTAAAATAATAGCACTAGCCTATCGAAAAATGATTGTGATCTTGCCAGGGTACATTTTTATGTTGCACAGAACTAACTGCAGCCTGCTCAGGCCCCTCTTCTAACCAAGCTAACATTTTATTGATATTTTCTTCTTCGCCGCACATCAATACTTGCACATCCCCGTCAGACAGGTTCTTTGCATAACCACTTAATTGAAAGTCGATAGCGACTTGTTGGCAGGATGCCCTAAAAAACACCCCTTGTACTTTTCCTGATACATTAGCTAAACAGCACATCATCATTTTGCTCTCCTGTGTTGCACCTGTGCAAAGCAACAACTACAATCTGCGACAATTATTATTACTGATAAGTATAGGCATATGTCAGCAAGAATTTACTTAAATATTGGCAGAGAAAAGTCATTATTGCGAAATCATCCTTGGATTTTTTCAAAAGCTATTAACAAAGTTAAAGGAAATCCCATGCAGGGAGAGACCGTTGACGTGTTTGATAATAAAGGAAATTGGCTCGCTAAAGGTGCATATTCTCCTGAGTCCCAAATGCGTATTCGTGTTTGGAGTTTTGATGAACACGAAGAAATTGATCGTACCTTTTTCTTAAATAAACTGATTAGTGCACAATCTCGCCGAGACTGGTTTATCGAGCAGGGACAATTGACGGGGTATCGGCTTATTGCTGGTGAGTCAGATGGGCTACCGGGCATTACTATCGACATATATGACGACTTAATTGTCTGTCAGTTACTCAGCGCTGGTGCTGAGTTTCATCGTCACACCTTAGTTGATTGCTTAAACGAGCTATACCCTCAACATGCTATTTACGAACGTTCCGATGTTGATGTCCGCAAGAAAGAAGGGCTACCAAAACAAACAGGTTGGCTATCAAAAGAGACTGACTCGACTGAGCGTGTGATCAGCGAACACGGCATTAAGATTTACGTTGATGTGGAAAAAGGTCATAAAACGGGCTTTTACCTTGACCAACGCGACTCCAGGCTTGCTGCTGGTAAATACGCGAAGGGTAAATCCGTATTAAACTGTTTCTCATACACTGGTACTTTTTCACTGCACTGTGCTGCTAACGGCGCAAAGTCGGTAACTAACGTTGATGTTTCACAAACAGCACTCGATTTAGCTGCCAGAAATTTAGAACTGAACGGCCTTTCAGATAAGCCTGTTGATTTTATTAAAGAAGACGTGTTTAAACTGTTAAGACGTTATCGTGATGAAGGCAAGAAGTTTGATATGATTATACTGGACCCTCCAAAATTTGTTGATTCAAAATCACAACTGACTAATGCTTGTCGCGGTTACAAAGACATCAATATGTTAGCTATGCAGCTACTAAACCCTAACGGACTACTGCTGACGTTTTCATGTTCAGGTCTACTCGATGTTGGTTTATTTCAAAAAGTCGTTGCTGATGCAGCGTTAGATGCGAATAAGTCATGTCATTTTGTCGAGCGATTACAACAAGCTGCGGATCATCCAATTTCATCGAATTACCCTGAAGGTTATTATTTGAAAGGGCTAGTTTGCCAAGTGAGTTAATCGATACGATCAGGCGTTTAATTGACGTATCAAACTAAAAAAGCTTGCGGTTTTTACCGACAAGCTTTTTTTAATCATAAAGTTATTTATATTTTTCTAATCAATATCGTCAATTGATAAACCAACAAGATAGCAATCAGGAGAGTCTTCGACAACGCGTATGACGCGCCCCCTTACATCCAATGCTTGAATACTACTGTTCGACGATTCGACCTTAGCACGAATATTAGTCCCTTCCTCGATAGGATGACTCATTTCAATCGCCATGCCTGTGGCACTTAAATCCCTGCACGTCGCAACGAAATTACTATTAACTTCATCGTCAATTACCGTGATGCTGACTTCGCTATTTAACAGCATTCGATAAAAACCGCGCTTATCATCGTAATTTACCATGACTACTCCAAGTGATTTATTTTTAGCTCCTAACCCATTTATACTTGAGCCCAGCATTTAATGTCAAATTACTGCTCATTTATTCTTGATGCTCTTTAATGAAGTTCTCTATACGTTTAACTGATATCGGTTGAGCCGTACCTAAATTTTGTGCAAATAAACTGACTCGCAGTTCTTCAATCATCCAGCGACAATCGGTTAAATATTGTGGTATTGGCTGATCTTTACGTTGTTTCGAGATTTCGCTATCTAGCAATTTCGTCACTTTTTCAACTTCGATCATTTTTAACCGATCTTGATTCGGGTCGATGGGTAGCTTTTCTAATCGCTTCAATACACCATTTAGATAGCGCACGATATGATCTAATTTATCAACCCCGGATGCAGTAACAAAGCCCTTAAAGACTAGCTGCTCTATTTGTGCTTTTATATCTCCTTGGCCTTGAATCATGGTTAACGAAACGGCACCTTTAAGCTTTTTACGGATTTCATGACTTAATGACAAAACCCTTTCCACTTTCACTGCTGCATCAAGCACACAGTCGGCCAACTCCGCTCGTACTCTATCTTTGCAGGCAATAAACTCTTGCTCTGAACTTGGTAACGCGGCACCGTTTTTTATTAAGTATTGGCTAGCTGCTACGATACAATCTTCTAGTAAATCAGCAATGGAGCCAAAAGGATTAAAGTACAAACCGAGTTTTGCTTTGTTTGGCAATTTTTCCTGCAAATATTTAACCGGAGATGGAATATTCAATAAAACTAAACGGCTGATCCCTTTTAAATTAGCCAGTTCTGCCTGGGCTTGATGTTCAAATAGTTCAATTGCGACATCTTTTTGATGATCAACTATCGCTGGAAAAGCTTTAATGGTGATATTCGCCATTTTCTTTTCATAGCTTTTAGGTAACTGACCAAAACTCCATGTTGTTAATTGTTTTTGCTCGATGCCTTTTTCAGCGACTTTTTGAATCGTCGCTTTTACCTTCCCTTGTAAGTTCTCTTGCAGACTACTCAAGTCACGACTTTGTCCGATAACATTGCCTTTGTTATCAAGAGCTTTAAAATTCATCACTAAATGAGCCGGCAATGATAGATCTTTCCAAACATCTTCATGTAGACGAACGCCAGTCATTCTAAGCAACTGTTTAGCTAAGGAATCTGAAAGCCGGCCATCGAATGGCTGCATGTTAGCTAAGCTCGCTTGTGCATAATTAGGTGCTGGTACAAAATTTCGCCTAGAGGCCTTTGGCAGCCCCTTAATATAAGAAATTATCAATTCTTCGCGTAAAGCAGGGATTAACCAGTCAAAGCCAATATCTTGTACTTGGTTTAAAATACCGATAGGAATATGGACACTGATCCCGTCGTCTTCGTCGCCAGGTGAAAAATGATAGCTTAGTGGCAACGTGATATTGTCTTGTTGCCAAGTTTCTGGATACAGCTGCTTAGTAACCTTATTCGTATTATCTTGCAATAAAAATGCCTTGGTAAAATTAAGCAGTTTTGGTTGTTTCTGCTTTTCTTTTTTCCACCAAGATAAAAAGCTGCGTAAGCAAATAACCTGCTCAGGTAAGCGCTCTTTATAAAATTCAAACAGTATTTCTTCGTCAGCTAAGATGCCTTTACGACGGGCTTTCTTTTCAAGTAATTCAACTTCATCAATCAATTTTAGATTATATGTATAAAATGCTTCATTAAGGTTTACATCACCGTTAACAAGTGCTTCTCTGATGAATAGTTCCTGACAGGTTTTGGGTTCAATTTTGTTAAAATTAATTTTACGCTTTGGCACAATGACCATGCCGTATAGCGATATTTGTTCATATGCCATTACCGCACCTTGTTTTTTCTCCCAGTGCGGTTCGCTATAGCTTTTCTTCATTAAATGACCAGCTAACGGTTCAATCCATAACGGATCAATTTTGGCAACCATACGAGCAAACAGTCGACTCGTTTCCACTAGCTCTGCGGCCATGATCCATTTAGGTGGCTTCTTAGCGACGCCTGAGCCAGGAAAGATAAAGAATTTGCTGCCTCGCGCGCCTTTGAATTCTCTATTTTCATCAAGTTGCCCTAAGTGACTTAATAAACCTGACAACAATGCTTGGTGAATAATATTAAGGCTATTTTCTCGCTTAGCTTTTTCTTGTTTAGAGTCGTTGTCAGTATATTGCGGAGTAAACTCAACGTCCAAGGTAGACATGCTAATGTCCATTTCACGGAGTGTTTGCTTTAATTGACTGTAAATGTCTTGCCACTCTCGAATTCTGATATAGGACAAATATTCCTTTTGACAAAGCTTTCTAAACTGGTTTTGTGATAGCGTTTTTTGCTGCTGAGTGACGTAGTGCCATAGATTAAGTAAAGAGACAAAATCTGACTGTTTGTCTTTAAAACGATTGTGCTTTTCGTCTGCTGCCTGTTGTTTTTCGTGTGGGCGCTCACGCGGATCTTGAATACTTAACGCACTCACAATAGCGCAAACTTGCTGTAAACAACCTAAATCGCTTGCGGCCAAGACCATTTTAGATAAACGTGGATCAATAGGAAATCGTGATAATTGACGACCTACAGGCGTAAGCTTTGATGATTGCCCTACTTTTTTTATTGCTGCTAGCTCTTCTAACAACCGCACGCCATCATTAATATTTCGGTTATCGGGCGCTTGTACAAATGGGAAGTCGGCAATGTCACCTAAGTCCAATGACAACATTTGTAATATCACAGTAGCAAGATTAGTACGCAATATTTCCGGATCGGTAAATTCAGGTCTAGATAAAAAATCGTCTTCTGAATAAAGACGAATACAAACACCCGCAGATACTCGACCACAACGCCCTGCTCTTTGGTTTGCGCTGGCTTGGGATATCGGCTCAATCGGTAATCGTTGTACTTTAGTACGATAACTGTACCTTGATATACGCGCCGTGCCGGGGTCAATAACGTATTTAATACCCGGTACTGTTAAACTGGTTTCCGCTACGTTTGTTGCTAATACAATATTACGGCCACTGTGGCTTTGGAATATTCTATTTTGTTCTTGAACTGTTAACCTTGCGTATAAAGGTAAAACATTGGTGTTGCGTAAGTTTTCTTTCTCTAATGCCGCCGCAGTATCACGAATTTCACGCTCACCGTTCAGGAAAATTAAAATGTCGCCTTGACTGATAGTTGACAACTCTTCAACAGCACCAATAATGCCTGAGATTATATCTTGATTTTCATCTTCTTCATTTAACGCTCGGTAACGCATTTCTACTGGATAGGTACGGCCGGAAACCTCAATAATTGGTGCGTTATTAAAATGTTTTGAAAAACGTTCAGGGTCAATTGTCGCGGACGTAATAATTACTTTTAAGTCAGAGCGTTTTACTAAAACCTGTTTTAAATATCCAAGAATAAAATCAATATTTAAACTACGCTCGTGCGCCTCATCAATAATGATTGTGTCGTACTGACGCAGAAGCCTATCTTTTTGCATTTCTGCCAATAAAATACCGTCAGTCATTAATTTAATAAAACTGACATCACTGACTTGATCGTTAAATCGCACTTTATAACCGACAGTTTCCCCAAGTGGAGAGTTAAGTTCGTCTGCAATACGATTAGCGACGGTACGGGCAGCAATTCTTCTTGGCTGTGTATGGCCAATCATGCCATCAATACCGCGACCCAACTCTAAACAAATCTTAGGAATTTGAGTGGTTTTACCTGAGCCAGTTTCACCCGCAATGATCACAACTTGGTTTTCAAGTATGGCTTGGCCAATTTGATCAACGTGTTCAGAAACAGGTAGCCCTTCGGCATATGTTACTTTAGGTAGCGACGCAATTTTTAATGCTTTATTTTCTATCGATTTATTAATAGCGTTTTCGATTGTCGCAAGGGCTTTTTGTTGTTTTTCTGGCGTTTGTATTTTCGACACGCCTTGAATGCGCTTTTTCAACCGCGCTTTGTCGGCCAATTTAACGTTTGCAAGTAATGGATAAAGGCTTTGCGCTGAGATCATATTTTCTTTTCTTGATTGGCCAGACCATAACAATTGATCAGCCTATTGGAATTATTTGGCGCGAATATTATCAAATTGAAGGGTAATAAGCAGTATTTGCTATAAATAAAAACGCCATGTTTGTACATGGCGCTTAACAAACACATCTTATGATTCTACTATCTAGTGTTTTATTATTTCCCTGCCTGAAAGCTAGAGCGCATATGCTTATCAAGCGCCATCAGCACATCATTTCGACAAATAGTGCCGACTAAGTTACCGTCATCGTCAACCACAGGATAAACTTTGGGTTTGTTTTTTAACATGTTTTGTGCCAGTTCTATGACGCTGTCGTAGGGTTTTACAGATAACACATCCTTGCGCATTAAATCTTCAACATTCGATTTGTGTTCATTGTGATAAATGGTTTCAAGCATCGTCGCTAACACATCACTTTCTGATAAAAAGCCCACTAAGCGCTTATTGCTATCAATTACAGGTCCGCCGATTTGTTTTGTTTTTAGAAACCTTAACGAAGCCTCCTCTACCACCATTTCTGGTGTGAAAGTGACCGGATAATGGTTCATATATTCTCGTACTTGTACTGATTCCATA
This window of the Thalassotalea atypica genome carries:
- a CDS encoding TonB-dependent receptor, which produces MSKRAPIFYKPSKLAIAITTSLSLASGSVYADDEPKKGEEAGLEVITVTAQKRIQNLQEVPIAVTAISGDEMTQAVIKDIYDLQSSVPGLGAFQSQSATNSSFSIRGVGTSSQNFGLESSVGLYVDGVYRARQNSMINNLVDVEAVEVLRGPQGTLFGKNTPSGAIQIKTVAPSHDGEDGFVEATVGNFGLVNYSGAASFSAIDDVLAFRVTAFGSQRDGIIDDVNLGEETINDRDRWGTRLQALYTPSDDLSIRIIADYSEIDEICCGAPVQLSNLQANEIPGKFGSDAVLPQLGGTVFPGGNEFYDREVALSFLPESTMTDKGLSLELNWDIDDNYSIVAISAFRSFESYDNIDTDFTDVDLFGTSNDSEQSSFSQEIRLNYVGKDLNYIVGAYYFSQDLDLDYSLYTDSLFNPFVMSSFGGALDPLLGGIDALSAATGGLIAPSAEAGPAGTGFDHVAEQEHESYAIFGQFDYKLTDQLTLTAGLRYTDETKDLSTKFYENMASGAEFPTYFSSIGDPSNPDTVVPGTLLYGATVAGAMLGAVGAGQMSPFDPAFQQAILPFQSEGWALKALGATTSDRPDINETLDDEQVTGTAKLSYQYDNNTMMYVSYGTGYKSGGTNTDRIRAGFEPVFEAETSESLEVGLKKDFVEQNVRINAAAHYTTVEDFQANTFTGNGFNLQNAGDYKISGFEVEATWFPTDTMEVNFSYARVDAEYDSFERGNCWVAYTWHTGVVDPGQESTDPANPNPYCNRKGDRPGGEPENTAVLKVKQEYYLSESVYSYIQLEYSYTGDMVLDGSNDPYAVQDSYNLLNARYFINFEEYDMDIILWGRNVLDEEYINRTNFNTPLQPGKLNAYVTEPATYGVTFKKRF
- a CDS encoding DUF1653 domain-containing protein; the encoded protein is MIELGKYQHFKGNFYQVLNVAKHSETEEWMVVYLPLYGTKPDVWVRPLAMFDEVIERDGKTIKRFAKVAD
- a CDS encoding NAD(P)H-quinone oxidoreductase, which encodes MQYIQVKQGLLGFAEMEKPTPAVDECLIKIKAIGVNRADILQRQGKYPAPAGESEVLGLEVSGEVVQLGAQVTNWQIGQRIFGLVTGGAYAQYVVIKAAHMMLLPENLCFEQGAAIAETYLTAYQCLFLLGNIQACQKVLIHAGASGVGTAAIQLAKQAHCFVATTVSSITKAEACQKIGADEVILYKENDFEETFKQFKLEFDVIIDVVAANYINKNVSVCALDGKIIVLSMLGGRYAEQLDVAKMLLKRVQLIASTLRNQPIEYKSNLVSQFSRRFSTALNQGHISPVIDSVMPWQEAEIAHQKMMDNKNIGKLVLRIEDN
- a CDS encoding acylphosphatase, translated to MMMCCLANVSGKVQGVFFRASCQQVAIDFQLSGYAKNLSDGDVQVLMCGEEENINKMLAWLEEGPEQAAVSSVQHKNVPWQDHNHFSIG
- a CDS encoding class I SAM-dependent methyltransferase produces the protein MSARIYLNIGREKSLLRNHPWIFSKAINKVKGNPMQGETVDVFDNKGNWLAKGAYSPESQMRIRVWSFDEHEEIDRTFFLNKLISAQSRRDWFIEQGQLTGYRLIAGESDGLPGITIDIYDDLIVCQLLSAGAEFHRHTLVDCLNELYPQHAIYERSDVDVRKKEGLPKQTGWLSKETDSTERVISEHGIKIYVDVEKGHKTGFYLDQRDSRLAAGKYAKGKSVLNCFSYTGTFSLHCAANGAKSVTNVDVSQTALDLAARNLELNGLSDKPVDFIKEDVFKLLRRYRDEGKKFDMIILDPPKFVDSKSQLTNACRGYKDINMLAMQLLNPNGLLLTFSCSGLLDVGLFQKVVADAALDANKSCHFVERLQQAADHPISSNYPEGYYLKGLVCQVS
- a CDS encoding PilZ domain-containing protein, yielding MVNYDDKRGFYRMLLNSEVSITVIDDEVNSNFVATCRDLSATGMAIEMSHPIEEGTNIRAKVESSNSSIQALDVRGRVIRVVEDSPDCYLVGLSIDDID
- the hrpA gene encoding ATP-dependent RNA helicase HrpA; translated protein: MISAQSLYPLLANVKLADKARLKKRIQGVSKIQTPEKQQKALATIENAINKSIENKALKIASLPKVTYAEGLPVSEHVDQIGQAILENQVVIIAGETGSGKTTQIPKICLELGRGIDGMIGHTQPRRIAARTVANRIADELNSPLGETVGYKVRFNDQVSDVSFIKLMTDGILLAEMQKDRLLRQYDTIIIDEAHERSLNIDFILGYLKQVLVKRSDLKVIITSATIDPERFSKHFNNAPIIEVSGRTYPVEMRYRALNEEDENQDIISGIIGAVEELSTISQGDILIFLNGEREIRDTAAALEKENLRNTNVLPLYARLTVQEQNRIFQSHSGRNIVLATNVAETSLTVPGIKYVIDPGTARISRYSYRTKVQRLPIEPISQASANQRAGRCGRVSAGVCIRLYSEDDFLSRPEFTDPEILRTNLATVILQMLSLDLGDIADFPFVQAPDNRNINDGVRLLEELAAIKKVGQSSKLTPVGRQLSRFPIDPRLSKMVLAASDLGCLQQVCAIVSALSIQDPRERPHEKQQAADEKHNRFKDKQSDFVSLLNLWHYVTQQQKTLSQNQFRKLCQKEYLSYIRIREWQDIYSQLKQTLREMDISMSTLDVEFTPQYTDNDSKQEKAKRENSLNIIHQALLSGLLSHLGQLDENREFKGARGSKFFIFPGSGVAKKPPKWIMAAELVETSRLFARMVAKIDPLWIEPLAGHLMKKSYSEPHWEKKQGAVMAYEQISLYGMVIVPKRKINFNKIEPKTCQELFIREALVNGDVNLNEAFYTYNLKLIDEVELLEKKARRKGILADEEILFEFYKERLPEQVICLRSFLSWWKKEKQKQPKLLNFTKAFLLQDNTNKVTKQLYPETWQQDNITLPLSYHFSPGDEDDGISVHIPIGILNQVQDIGFDWLIPALREELIISYIKGLPKASRRNFVPAPNYAQASLANMQPFDGRLSDSLAKQLLRMTGVRLHEDVWKDLSLPAHLVMNFKALDNKGNVIGQSRDLSSLQENLQGKVKATIQKVAEKGIEQKQLTTWSFGQLPKSYEKKMANITIKAFPAIVDHQKDVAIELFEHQAQAELANLKGISRLVLLNIPSPVKYLQEKLPNKAKLGLYFNPFGSIADLLEDCIVAASQYLIKNGAALPSSEQEFIACKDRVRAELADCVLDAAVKVERVLSLSHEIRKKLKGAVSLTMIQGQGDIKAQIEQLVFKGFVTASGVDKLDHIVRYLNGVLKRLEKLPIDPNQDRLKMIEVEKVTKLLDSEISKQRKDQPIPQYLTDCRWMIEELRVSLFAQNLGTAQPISVKRIENFIKEHQE
- a CDS encoding CBS domain-containing protein, yielding MESVQVREYMNHYPVTFTPEMVVEEASLRFLKTKQIGGPVIDSNKRLVGFLSESDVLATMLETIYHNEHKSNVEDLMRKDVLSVKPYDSVIELAQNMLKNKPKVYPVVDDDGNLVGTICRNDVLMALDKHMRSSFQAGK